The following coding sequences are from one Streptomyces angustmyceticus window:
- a CDS encoding alpha/beta fold hydrolase, with translation MTAPDSTASVVRIDIPGGTVSHRDVAANGARFHIAEMGEGPLVLLLHGFPQFWWTWRHQLPALAEAGFRAVAMDLRGVGGSDRTPRGYDPANLALDVTGVIRSLGEPDAALVGHDLGGYLAWTAAVMRPKLVRRLAVSSMPHPRRWRSAMLADVRQSARSSHIWNFQRPWLPERRLTADDAALVGRMIRDWSGPRLPEDEAIAVYQRAMSIPSTAHCSIEPYRWMVRSLARPDGIQFNRRMKMPVRVPTLHLHGSLDPVMRTRSAAGSGQYVEAPYRWRLFDGLGHFPHEEDPVAFSTELINWLKDPEPDR, from the coding sequence CGGTCGTACGGATCGACATCCCCGGTGGGACGGTGTCGCACCGTGACGTCGCGGCCAACGGCGCCCGCTTCCACATCGCGGAGATGGGCGAGGGCCCGCTGGTGCTGCTGCTGCACGGCTTTCCGCAGTTCTGGTGGACCTGGCGGCACCAGCTCCCCGCGCTGGCCGAGGCCGGCTTCCGCGCGGTGGCGATGGACCTGCGGGGCGTCGGCGGCAGCGACCGCACCCCCCGCGGCTACGACCCGGCGAACCTCGCCCTGGACGTCACCGGCGTCATCCGGTCCCTGGGTGAGCCGGACGCCGCGCTCGTCGGCCACGACCTGGGCGGCTACCTCGCCTGGACGGCGGCGGTGATGCGGCCCAAGCTGGTGCGCCGGCTGGCCGTGTCCTCGATGCCGCACCCGCGGCGCTGGCGCTCGGCGATGCTCGCCGACGTCCGGCAGAGCGCCCGCAGTTCGCACATCTGGAACTTCCAGCGGCCCTGGCTGCCCGAGCGCCGGCTGACGGCGGACGACGCGGCGCTGGTGGGCCGGATGATCCGCGACTGGTCCGGGCCCCGGCTGCCGGAGGACGAGGCGATCGCGGTCTACCAGCGGGCGATGAGCATCCCGTCGACGGCGCACTGCTCGATCGAGCCGTACCGCTGGATGGTGCGGTCGCTGGCGCGCCCCGACGGCATCCAGTTCAACCGACGGATGAAGATGCCCGTACGGGTCCCGACCCTGCATCTGCACGGCTCGCTCGACCCGGTGATGCGCACCCGCAGCGCGGCCGGCTCCGGCCAGTACGTCGAGGCGCCCTACCGTTGGCGGCTGTTCGACGGGCTGGGCCACTTCCCGCACGAGGAGGACCCGGTGGCGTTCTCCACGGAACTCATCAACTGGCTCAAGGACCCGGAACCGGACCGCTGA